From the genome of Clostridia bacterium:
GTTGATTCTCAAATTGCCCTGCAAGTGGTTAAAGCAATGCTACAGGATTATGCTCAAATTCAATTGCAAACTGAGGAGGAATTATATAGAATTCTTGCTACTTATCTTTTGAAACCTATAGAAAAAATTTATTATCAACCTACACCGGTGAAAAAGGGTGTACCGCGAATTTTAACTTTTATTGGTCCGACAGGTGTAGGAAAAACAACAACAATTGCTAAATTAGCCGCTATTGATGCTGTTATGAAAAAGAAAAAGGTAGCTTTGATTACAATTGATACTTATCGGATTGCGGCTGTTGAACAACTTAAAACAATTGGAGAAATTATGAATGTGCCCGTGAAAGTAGTTTTTAATCCGGAAAATCTGCAAGATTGTTTACAAGAAATCTGTGATTATGATGTTGTTTATATTGATACTGCCGGTCGCAGTCATAAAAATGAAGCACAGGTCAATGAACTAAAGGAATATTTGGGGGCTACCCAGTCAGATGATTTGTTTTTGGTTTTAGCTAGTACTAGTAAATATCAGGATTTTATAGATATCTTGGAGGCATATCGGGATGTAAATATTTCCAGCTTGATTTTTACAAAAGTCGATGAAACTTCAAATTATGGTTCTCTTTATAATTTGGTTTATCAAAAAAAATATCCAATCGCTTATTTTGCTAATGGTCAGAATATCCCTGATGATATAGAAGTAGCTGAACCACAAAAACTTGTGCAAATGTTGATGAAGGAGAAATGATAATGAATAAACAGGCAGATTCTTTACGATTAATTGTTAAACAAATGAAAAATAGCATCCAGGCACAAATCAATGGTGTAGAAAAAGGCACTCGTGTGATTACTATTTCCAGTGGTAAAGGTGGTGTGGGTAAAAGTAATCTTTCTTTAAATTTGGCCTTAGCTTTGACGGATTTTAAACAAAAGGTAATGTTATTGGATGCTGATATGGGTTTGGCTAATATTGATATTATTTTGGGTTTGACCCCTGTTTATAATTTGGCTCATGTTATTGGTGGCGAAAAATTGATTGCCGATATTGTTGTGGAGGGTCCACAGGGATTAAAAATTATACCGGGTGGTTCAGGAATACAGGAGTTAGCAAATTTAAAAGAATGGGAACTAGAAAGTTTTTTAACAAAATTAAGCATGATTGAAGGGGAGGCAGATTATTTACTTATTGATACTGGGGCTGGGTTGTCTAATTCTGTATTAAGTTTTGCTTTGGCGGCAGATGAGCTAATTGTTGTTACTACCCCTGAGCCAACGGCAATAACTGACGCTTATGGTTTAATCAAAGCTTTGTGCCAGCAGGATTTTACCGGAAAGATTTATTTGGTTGTTAACCGGGTTGTTTCGCCAAAGGAGGCGGCTGTTGTTTTTGAAAAATTACAGACTGCTACACATAAGTTTTTGGATTATGAGATAGAATTTTTAGGTTATATTGTTGAGGATGTCAAAGTAGGACAAGCGATTCAGGCTCAAAAACCTTTTTTGATAGCATATCCCCAAACAATGGCTGCCAATAATTTATATACTATAGCTGCGAAAATTACGGATCAGGAAAATCAGATAGCAGCTGGTAAAGGTATCAAAGGTTTTTTTAGTAAGGTAATAGGATATTTTAGGTAGGTGATGTTGATGACTTTTAATTTTGAGGAAATTTTAAAAATTAATCAAGTAATACAGTTGGAATTATTTAACGCGGAAACTGGGGAATCCACCCGCTTTTCCAGCCGTATAGAAAATATACTGGAGGATTCATTAGTGCTTTCCGCCCCTATGGTGGAAAGAAAACCTCTCTTCTTTAAACCAGGCACAGCTTTTAATGTTTGGTTTTGGAATGAGGAAGCAATTTATGTCTTCCGGACTTATTTATCCGAAAATATAAAGGGTGAAATTCCTTATTTAGTAGTTACTTTTCCGGAAACAATTAAACGGGTCCAAAAAAGGGAGTATGTGCGAGTAGGTTTAAAAATGAATGTCTTGCTTTCTTTTTATAATTCCAAAGGGGAAGAAGAGGTCTTTTATTGTAAGTCCAGGGACATTAGTGGGGGAGGGATGATGTTAGTTTTAAATACCTATGTTCCTCTGGATAAAGGTACTAAAATTATGGTGAAATTTTCTTTGGAACAAAGGCAATTAGCTATTCCCGGAAAGGTTGTTTGGAATGAATGGGAATTAGATTTTTTGGGTAGGGAACAAAACTTGATTGGGATTCAATTTATCGAAATTAAAGAAATTGATCGCAAAACAATTATTAAAGCAGTTTATCAACGTCAAATTGAATTGAGAAAAAAAGGATTGCTTTAAGGGGGGAGTTATTCATGGATGTTTCCCGTTATTTAGATCTTTTTTTAGATGAATCAAGGGAGCATTTACAAATTTTAAATATGGGATTA
Proteins encoded in this window:
- the flhF gene encoding flagellar biosynthesis protein FlhF, with the translated sequence MRVKRFVATNMQEAMEKIKCELGNDAVILHTRYFKEGGFLGLFRKRYVEVTAAVDQSPRQVFELPPEKNPTGQVGRGQEVSADLAAMRQIMQEMSLMLSSLNEPKLPKGGRLLYEHLIQQEVDSQIALQVVKAMLQDYAQIQLQTEEELYRILATYLLKPIEKIYYQPTPVKKGVPRILTFIGPTGVGKTTTIAKLAAIDAVMKKKKVALITIDTYRIAAVEQLKTIGEIMNVPVKVVFNPENLQDCLQEICDYDVVYIDTAGRSHKNEAQVNELKEYLGATQSDDLFLVLASTSKYQDFIDILEAYRDVNISSLIFTKVDETSNYGSLYNLVYQKKYPIAYFANGQNIPDDIEVAEPQKLVQMLMKEK
- a CDS encoding MinD/ParA family protein produces the protein MNKQADSLRLIVKQMKNSIQAQINGVEKGTRVITISSGKGGVGKSNLSLNLALALTDFKQKVMLLDADMGLANIDIILGLTPVYNLAHVIGGEKLIADIVVEGPQGLKIIPGGSGIQELANLKEWELESFLTKLSMIEGEADYLLIDTGAGLSNSVLSFALAADELIVVTTPEPTAITDAYGLIKALCQQDFTGKIYLVVNRVVSPKEAAVVFEKLQTATHKFLDYEIEFLGYIVEDVKVGQAIQAQKPFLIAYPQTMAANNLYTIAAKITDQENQIAAGKGIKGFFSKVIGYFR